The Kitasatospora sp. NBC_00374 genome has a segment encoding these proteins:
- a CDS encoding SDR family NAD(P)-dependent oxidoreductase — protein MSRLVVVSGGGSGIGRAIAEHFARAGDDVLILGRREATLAEAADAVNADLDTKRLTHLSADLSDPRQVEHVAARLAEGGRTVDVLVNNAGGFYGLDQPDTLAGYAAQWRANFEGNVLPAVLLTEALLPQLTRPGARIVTLSSIAALRGPGTYGGAKAALHPWNAEQATALGPEGITANIIAPGYIEATEFFGDRMTPAGHAARISQTLVGQAGRAAEIAAMTGYLASPEAGFVTGQILQINGGALLGRG, from the coding sequence ATGTCCCGACTCGTAGTGGTCTCCGGCGGCGGCAGCGGCATCGGCCGCGCGATCGCCGAACACTTCGCCAGGGCCGGCGACGACGTACTGATCCTCGGCCGCCGCGAGGCGACTCTCGCCGAGGCCGCCGACGCGGTCAACGCGGACCTCGACACCAAGCGGCTCACCCACCTGAGCGCCGACCTCAGCGATCCCCGGCAGGTCGAACACGTCGCCGCCCGCCTGGCCGAAGGCGGCCGCACCGTAGACGTCCTGGTCAACAACGCCGGCGGTTTCTACGGCCTCGACCAGCCCGACACCCTGGCGGGATACGCCGCCCAGTGGCGGGCCAACTTCGAGGGCAACGTCCTTCCGGCGGTGCTGCTCACCGAGGCGCTGCTCCCGCAGCTCACCCGGCCGGGCGCCCGGATCGTCACACTGTCCTCGATCGCCGCCCTGCGCGGCCCCGGCACGTACGGCGGCGCGAAGGCGGCGCTCCACCCGTGGAACGCCGAGCAGGCCACCGCACTCGGCCCCGAGGGCATCACCGCCAACATCATCGCCCCCGGTTACATCGAGGCCACCGAGTTCTTCGGCGACCGGATGACCCCGGCCGGCCACGCGGCCCGGATCTCCCAGACCCTGGTCGGCCAGGCCGGGCGGGCCGCCGAGATCGCGGCCATGACCGGCTACCTCGCCTCGCCCGAGGCCGGCTTCGTCACCGGCCAGATCCTCCAGATCAACGGCGGCGCCCTGCTCGGCCGCGGCTGA
- a CDS encoding sporulation-delaying protein SdpB family protein, with translation MRPSPGPLRRRLATGLAGFAPGPGIAAGRSLLALTQLFTLLCTPDSALFAHGGYGPLAPYCDGSRALGLWCLGPADGTMTVRRTIAALGLAVIASGYRPRWTCLPHWFLTFSLTTATGLADGGDMAARIATLLLVVILLGDTRRWHWRRSPGTLPPQWRGAGYAAHLLFRVQVLIIYLQAGLSKLLDPVWRQGTAMYYTLHSHYWGAPAGLRPWIDPVLEHGWSVRLLGWSVVALELGLAAAMLLPAPARRAAVPGAVALHAGIIALMGLFGFGLTMIALVSTAAAGRRCTTDVTGGHTEERSSAARAAP, from the coding sequence GTGAGACCCTCGCCCGGTCCCCTGCGCCGACGCCTCGCGACCGGCCTGGCAGGCTTCGCACCCGGCCCCGGCATCGCGGCCGGCCGGAGCCTGCTGGCCCTCACCCAGCTGTTCACCCTGCTGTGCACCCCCGACTCGGCCCTCTTCGCCCACGGCGGCTACGGCCCGCTCGCACCGTACTGCGACGGCTCCCGCGCACTCGGCCTCTGGTGCCTCGGCCCGGCCGACGGCACCATGACGGTCCGTCGGACCATCGCCGCACTCGGCCTGGCCGTCATCGCGTCCGGCTACCGGCCCCGTTGGACCTGCCTGCCGCACTGGTTCCTCACGTTCAGCCTCACCACCGCCACCGGGCTCGCGGACGGCGGCGACATGGCCGCCCGGATCGCCACCCTGCTCCTGGTGGTGATCCTGCTCGGAGACACCCGGCGGTGGCACTGGCGGCGCAGCCCCGGCACCCTTCCGCCGCAGTGGCGCGGCGCCGGCTATGCCGCCCACCTCCTTTTCCGCGTACAGGTTCTGATCATCTATCTGCAGGCCGGCCTCTCCAAACTGCTCGACCCGGTGTGGCGCCAGGGGACCGCGATGTACTACACACTGCACAGCCACTACTGGGGCGCCCCGGCCGGTCTCCGCCCCTGGATCGACCCGGTACTCGAGCACGGCTGGTCCGTGCGCCTGCTCGGCTGGTCCGTCGTCGCACTCGAACTCGGCCTCGCGGCCGCCATGCTGCTGCCGGCCCCCGCCCGCCGGGCCGCCGTCCCGGGCGCGGTGGCCCTGCACGCCGGAATCATCGCCCTGATGGGCCTGTTCGGCTTCGGCCTCACCATGATCGCGCTGGTGTCGACGGCTGCTGCGGGGCGCCGATGCACAACCGATGTAACCGGAGGCCACACTGAGGAGCGGTCGAGTGCCGCTCGCGCGGCGCCCTGA
- a CDS encoding BTAD domain-containing putative transcriptional regulator produces MTDEEWGIQLLGPLRVQVGGQQLDLSGPRQEKVLAVLVLDGDRVVPFDTLVDALWDDAPPDTARRQVHNAIATLRRCLGPLRDLIVTDGRGYRADLSGVTGGRERVDAHRYRRLVRSAEAALAAGHRSEAANTLAEGLALWNGPALAGLDGRAVRILAGRLDEQRLTALERRFDLCLDGDAPGTLVPALAELVATHPLRDPFRRQLMLALYRAGRQADALEVYEQGRALLAADLGLDTRAELRLLHERILRCDPALDRPAAGSAEPPAPPAASPGVPPAGPPEPTAPARTGSVFRAHQRRFLPYDVTDFTGRGEEFHRLVALAEQASRADGAGSQALVVTAVDGMAGIGKTTLAVRAAHALADRYPDGQLFVDLHGHTPGQEPITPAAALDRLLRYLGVSPERIPDGVDQRAAAWRAALAGQRVLVVLDNARDVGHVRPLLPGAGSALVLITSRRRLTALDSAVNLSLEVLTPEDAVQLFVRIVGADRAEGRRADVEDVVALCGCLPLAIRIAASRLRHRPAWSVAHLADRLRDRQRRLAELVAGDRSVAAAFEVSYLQLGEPQQRLFRLLGVHPGHDFDAVGAAVLSGSTVAEAEVMLEELFDTHLLGQHTVGRYYFHDLIRQYALTKAEHQEQPAGREQALHRLRQHYLDLAHCVAELSDPGRPTGRAPEAPRAIPGLRTVADAADLLAAERANIVAVLAGPPTGGDLAQIWRLAVAVGPLLVRNGYVEEALTGYGHALDAARADDDLGGQAEVHTNLGLAYRALGRYDRAVQALRTALGLCRTTGDRYGEARTLWTLGHVGLLRGDYPAVLEQYRAALEIFEQVGAARDEAAVLGNIGVVYGYLAEYRHALAHHRRALALSRELDNPFREAVDLLNVGWVLSRLNDTEEARSCLEEALSRTRELGAREVEAQARWAFGDLLHHCGDQAAALDRAREALVLAREIGSRDVESQTLNLIGSVHRARGAPAAARECHERALGLASELGLRFEQGVACEGLARLALDAGERQAALEHTDRALALFSRLHPGRAARLRADLALACLPEPSGAL; encoded by the coding sequence ATGACCGACGAGGAGTGGGGAATCCAGCTGCTCGGACCGCTGCGGGTCCAGGTCGGCGGGCAGCAGCTGGACCTGAGCGGCCCGCGCCAGGAGAAGGTGCTGGCCGTCCTGGTGCTGGACGGCGACCGGGTCGTGCCGTTCGACACCCTGGTGGACGCGCTGTGGGACGACGCACCGCCCGACACCGCCCGGCGCCAGGTGCACAACGCCATCGCGACCCTGCGCCGGTGCCTCGGCCCCCTGCGCGACCTGATCGTCACCGACGGCCGCGGCTACCGCGCCGACCTGAGCGGCGTCACGGGCGGCCGGGAACGGGTCGACGCCCACCGCTACCGCCGCCTGGTCCGCTCCGCCGAGGCGGCGCTCGCGGCCGGCCACCGGAGCGAGGCCGCCAACACGCTGGCCGAGGGCCTCGCCCTGTGGAACGGCCCGGCGCTCGCCGGACTCGACGGCCGCGCGGTGCGGATCCTGGCCGGCCGGCTGGACGAGCAGCGTCTCACCGCCCTGGAGCGGCGGTTCGACCTGTGCCTCGACGGCGACGCGCCGGGCACGCTCGTCCCGGCGCTGGCCGAACTGGTCGCCACCCACCCGCTGCGCGACCCGTTCCGCCGACAGCTGATGCTGGCGCTCTACCGCGCCGGCCGGCAGGCCGATGCGCTGGAGGTGTACGAGCAGGGCCGCGCTCTGCTGGCCGCGGACCTCGGCCTGGACACCCGCGCCGAACTACGACTGCTGCACGAGCGCATCCTGCGCTGCGACCCCGCCCTGGACCGGCCCGCCGCCGGCAGCGCCGAGCCCCCCGCTCCCCCGGCCGCCTCGCCCGGCGTTCCTCCGGCGGGGCCGCCCGAGCCCACCGCGCCCGCCCGCACCGGCAGCGTCTTTCGGGCCCACCAACGCCGCTTCCTGCCGTACGACGTCACCGACTTCACCGGGCGCGGGGAGGAGTTCCACCGTCTGGTGGCGCTTGCGGAGCAGGCCTCGCGCGCCGACGGCGCCGGGAGTCAGGCACTGGTGGTGACCGCCGTCGACGGCATGGCGGGGATCGGCAAGACCACCCTCGCCGTCCGGGCCGCGCACGCCCTCGCCGACCGTTACCCGGACGGCCAGCTCTTCGTCGACCTGCACGGCCACACGCCCGGTCAGGAGCCCATCACCCCGGCCGCCGCCCTCGACCGCCTGCTGCGCTACCTCGGCGTCAGTCCCGAACGGATCCCCGACGGCGTGGACCAGCGGGCGGCCGCCTGGCGGGCCGCGCTGGCCGGGCAGCGGGTCCTGGTCGTCCTGGACAACGCCCGCGACGTCGGGCACGTACGGCCGCTGCTGCCGGGCGCCGGGAGCGCGCTGGTCCTGATCACCAGCCGGCGAAGACTCACCGCGCTCGACAGCGCCGTCAACCTGTCGTTGGAGGTACTCACCCCCGAGGACGCGGTGCAGCTGTTCGTCCGCATCGTGGGCGCGGACCGCGCCGAGGGCCGACGCGCCGACGTCGAGGACGTCGTCGCACTCTGCGGCTGCCTGCCGCTGGCCATCCGGATCGCCGCCTCGCGACTGCGGCACCGGCCCGCCTGGAGCGTGGCCCACCTCGCGGACCGGCTCCGCGACCGCCAGCGGCGGCTGGCCGAGCTGGTGGCGGGCGATCGCAGCGTGGCCGCCGCCTTCGAAGTCTCCTACCTCCAGCTGGGAGAACCCCAGCAACGGCTGTTCAGGCTGCTCGGAGTGCACCCCGGGCACGACTTCGACGCGGTCGGCGCCGCCGTGCTCAGCGGCTCCACGGTGGCCGAGGCCGAGGTGATGCTGGAGGAGCTGTTCGACACCCACCTGCTCGGCCAGCACACCGTGGGCCGTTACTACTTCCACGACCTGATCCGGCAGTACGCGCTGACCAAGGCCGAGCACCAGGAGCAGCCGGCCGGCCGGGAGCAGGCCCTGCACCGTCTGCGGCAGCACTACCTCGACCTGGCCCACTGTGTCGCCGAGTTGTCGGATCCCGGGCGGCCCACCGGGCGGGCCCCGGAGGCGCCGCGGGCGATCCCGGGGCTGCGGACGGTGGCCGACGCGGCCGATCTGCTGGCCGCGGAGCGGGCCAACATCGTCGCGGTGCTGGCCGGCCCCCCGACCGGCGGGGACCTGGCACAGATCTGGCGCCTCGCGGTCGCGGTGGGCCCGTTACTGGTCCGCAACGGCTACGTCGAGGAGGCGCTGACCGGCTACGGGCACGCCCTGGACGCCGCCCGCGCCGACGACGACCTGGGCGGCCAGGCCGAGGTGCACACCAACCTCGGTCTGGCGTACCGGGCACTGGGCCGCTACGACCGTGCGGTGCAGGCGCTGCGCACCGCGCTGGGGCTGTGCCGGACCACCGGCGACCGGTACGGCGAGGCCCGCACGCTGTGGACGCTCGGGCACGTCGGCCTGCTGCGCGGCGACTACCCGGCGGTGCTGGAGCAGTACCGGGCGGCGCTGGAGATCTTCGAGCAGGTCGGCGCCGCCCGTGACGAGGCCGCCGTGCTGGGCAACATCGGGGTGGTGTACGGCTACCTGGCCGAGTACCGGCACGCGCTGGCCCACCACCGGCGGGCGCTCGCGCTCAGCCGGGAACTGGACAACCCGTTCCGGGAGGCGGTCGACCTGCTGAACGTCGGCTGGGTGCTCTCCCGGCTGAACGACACCGAGGAGGCCCGGAGCTGCCTGGAGGAGGCCCTGAGCCGCACCCGGGAGCTGGGGGCCCGTGAGGTGGAGGCGCAGGCCCGCTGGGCGTTCGGCGACCTGCTGCACCACTGCGGCGACCAGGCCGCGGCGCTCGATCGGGCCCGGGAGGCACTGGTCCTGGCCCGGGAGATCGGCAGCCGTGATGTGGAGAGCCAGACCCTCAACCTGATCGGGTCGGTGCACCGCGCCCGCGGCGCGCCCGCGGCCGCCCGGGAGTGCCACGAGCGGGCGCTGGGGCTGGCGTCCGAACTGGGGCTGCGGTTCGAACAGGGGGTCGCCTGCGAGGGCCTGGCCCGGCTGGCGCTGGACGCGGGCGAGCGGCAGGCGGCGCTGGAGCACACCGACCGGGCGCTGGCCCTGTTCTCCCGGCTGCACCCGGGCCGGGCCGCCCGGCTGCGGGCCGATCTGGCGCTCGCATGCCTTCCCGAGCCGAGCGGCGCTCTGTAG
- a CDS encoding amidase, whose protein sequence is MPDVAQAATEYFTAGRPTGPDTAPPPVLALPLRDRLALLDGGGLALSEWNALADDWARESDHRYRACVELRPGGPQAPPLRLGVKDTVDVAGFATRLGLRRYRHHPARSAAVLAAGHGLATVAKVVTTELNIGIGSGCGNPWFPRIDPAGSSTGCGVAVAAGICDLALGTDVLGSVRWPAGRCGVVGLRMTHDPAAVRGMLPLSPAMDAPGWVARTADDLALLAELSGLPIPRAEHRRGLRIGVVAEVAEGGAEPEILDALRTAGELLAAHGHRVSTARLGELWDLRGAAWELCARQAWQGSLGWDPRIADELSPSTRRAVDSGAAIDEPRHREIEEQLARTRAGVPRLFDDAAVDVWLLPLDPDVPRPRGAQRAASSLVTPGHPDYDREIGYTPVASFAGLPALTFPVGRSADGEAPLAMQLVGRPGSEGLLVGLAREAARTAGDGARR, encoded by the coding sequence ATGCCTGACGTCGCACAGGCCGCCACCGAGTACTTCACGGCGGGCCGGCCCACCGGGCCGGACACCGCGCCGCCGCCGGTGCTCGCCCTGCCGCTGCGCGACCGGCTGGCCCTGCTCGACGGGGGAGGCCTCGCGCTGAGCGAGTGGAACGCGCTCGCCGACGACTGGGCCCGCGAGTCCGACCACCGCTACCGGGCCTGCGTCGAACTGCGGCCCGGCGGCCCGCAGGCGCCACCGCTGCGGCTCGGCGTCAAGGACACCGTCGACGTGGCCGGCTTCGCGACCCGGCTGGGGCTGCGCCGCTACCGCCACCACCCGGCGCGCAGCGCCGCCGTCCTCGCCGCAGGCCACGGCCTGGCCACCGTCGCCAAGGTGGTCACCACCGAACTCAACATCGGCATCGGCTCCGGCTGCGGCAACCCCTGGTTCCCGCGGATCGACCCGGCCGGCTCCAGCACGGGCTGCGGCGTCGCCGTCGCCGCAGGCATCTGCGACCTCGCGCTCGGCACCGACGTGCTCGGCTCGGTCCGCTGGCCGGCCGGCCGCTGCGGCGTGGTCGGCCTGCGGATGACCCACGATCCGGCCGCCGTCCGCGGCATGCTCCCGCTCAGTCCCGCGATGGACGCCCCGGGCTGGGTCGCCCGGACCGCCGACGACCTGGCGCTGCTCGCCGAGCTGTCCGGCCTGCCGATCCCGCGTGCCGAGCACCGCCGGGGCCTGCGGATCGGTGTGGTTGCCGAGGTGGCCGAGGGCGGCGCCGAACCGGAGATCCTGGACGCGCTGAGGACCGCCGGAGAGCTCCTGGCCGCCCATGGGCACCGGGTGTCCACCGCCCGGCTCGGCGAGCTGTGGGACCTGCGCGGCGCCGCCTGGGAGCTGTGCGCCCGGCAGGCCTGGCAGGGCAGCCTCGGCTGGGACCCTCGGATCGCCGACGAACTGTCACCCTCCACCCGCCGCGCCGTCGACTCCGGCGCGGCGATCGACGAACCGCGCCACCGCGAGATCGAGGAACAGCTCGCCCGGACCCGGGCCGGGGTACCGCGCCTGTTCGACGACGCCGCCGTGGACGTCTGGCTGCTGCCGCTCGACCCGGACGTGCCCCGCCCGCGCGGGGCGCAGCGCGCGGCCTCCTCACTGGTCACCCCCGGTCACCCGGACTACGACCGGGAGATCGGCTACACCCCGGTCGCGAGCTTCGCCGGACTGCCCGCCCTCACCTTCCCGGTCGGCCGGTCCGCGGACGGCGAGGCGCCGCTGGCCATGCAGCTGGTCGGCCGCCCCGGCAGCGAGGGACTGCTGGTCGGACTCGCCCGCGAGGCGGCCCGCACGGCCGGGGACGGTGCCCGCCGGTGA
- the hutH gene encoding histidine ammonia-lyase encodes MIRLGTGELTPATVARLADGPLHDPVGLDGPTADRMNRSVGLRDRLVASGEPLYGVTTGFGDRNIGHIPAAAAAELQHNLIRYHLVGSGPEACAPIVRATMLIRANCLARGCSGVRRDVVDLLLNCLRHDILPQIPERGSVGASGDLVPLCYLASLLIGEGTAVHRGERRPAREALAAAGLRPLDLQPKEALALINGTSFMAAFAVHAAAEARRLADVAEACTALAVEVLLGNRDHYHPVIHRQKPHPGQVRSAARIRALLDGSRLARDHAGVLHDNRADDDGAAPEHYRRLDHPIQDRYSVRCAPHVIGVLHDTLDWVDRWLDTEINSTNDNPLFDPDGDRVHNGGNFYGGHVGLAMDSLRVAVASVGDLLDRQLACVVDEKFSNGLTAGLTAPTAPGDPRAGLHHGFKGAQIACSALVAEALSLGMPATAFSRSTEAHNQDKVSMATIGARSTRTVTGLVFEAAAIQLAALCQAADLRGAHLLGPGTAEVYRLVRRHVAFMTADRRLDTELASLAEALRTSGTARGPGTALTSAAARTPGTAQAAAQAGPPARIAEDTHA; translated from the coding sequence ATGATCCGCCTCGGCACCGGCGAACTCACCCCCGCCACCGTCGCCCGGCTGGCCGACGGACCCCTGCACGACCCGGTCGGCCTCGACGGGCCCACCGCCGACCGGATGAACCGCTCGGTCGGCCTGCGCGACCGCCTGGTCGCCTCCGGCGAACCGCTCTACGGCGTCACCACCGGCTTCGGCGACCGCAACATCGGCCACATCCCCGCGGCCGCGGCCGCCGAGCTCCAGCACAACCTGATCCGCTACCACCTGGTGGGCAGCGGCCCCGAGGCCTGCGCCCCGATCGTCCGCGCCACCATGCTGATCCGGGCCAACTGCCTGGCCCGCGGCTGCTCCGGCGTCCGCCGCGACGTGGTCGACCTGCTGCTGAACTGCCTGCGGCACGACATCCTGCCGCAGATCCCCGAACGCGGCTCGGTCGGCGCCAGCGGCGACCTCGTCCCGCTCTGCTACCTGGCCTCGTTGCTGATCGGCGAGGGCACCGCCGTCCACCGCGGCGAACGGCGCCCGGCCCGAGAGGCGCTGGCCGCCGCCGGGCTGCGACCGCTGGACCTCCAGCCCAAGGAGGCCCTCGCACTGATCAACGGCACCTCCTTCATGGCCGCCTTCGCCGTCCACGCCGCCGCCGAGGCCCGCCGGCTCGCCGACGTCGCCGAGGCCTGCACCGCGCTCGCCGTCGAGGTCCTGCTCGGCAACCGCGACCACTACCACCCGGTGATCCACCGGCAGAAACCCCACCCGGGCCAGGTCCGCTCCGCCGCCCGGATCCGCGCCCTGCTGGACGGCTCGCGCCTCGCCCGTGACCACGCCGGGGTCCTGCACGACAACCGAGCCGACGACGACGGCGCCGCCCCCGAGCACTACCGCCGTCTTGACCACCCCATCCAGGACCGCTACTCGGTGCGGTGTGCCCCCCACGTGATCGGCGTCCTGCACGACACCCTCGACTGGGTCGACCGCTGGCTCGACACCGAGATCAACTCCACCAACGACAACCCGCTGTTCGACCCGGACGGCGACCGGGTCCACAACGGCGGCAACTTCTACGGCGGCCACGTCGGCCTCGCCATGGACAGCCTGCGGGTGGCCGTCGCCAGTGTCGGCGACCTGCTGGACCGTCAACTCGCCTGCGTGGTCGACGAGAAGTTCAGCAACGGCCTGACCGCCGGGCTGACCGCCCCGACCGCACCCGGCGACCCCCGGGCCGGCCTGCACCACGGTTTCAAGGGCGCCCAGATCGCCTGCTCCGCGCTGGTCGCCGAGGCACTCTCACTGGGTATGCCGGCCACCGCGTTCTCCCGCTCGACCGAGGCCCACAACCAGGACAAGGTCAGCATGGCCACCATCGGAGCCCGCAGCACCCGTACGGTGACCGGCCTGGTCTTCGAGGCCGCCGCGATCCAGCTCGCGGCCCTGTGCCAGGCCGCCGACCTGCGCGGCGCCCACCTGCTCGGCCCGGGCACCGCCGAGGTGTACCGGCTGGTGCGCCGCCACGTCGCGTTCATGACCGCCGACCGCCGGCTGGACACCGAACTCGCCTCCCTCGCCGAGGCGCTGCGCACCTCGGGAACGGCGCGGGGCCCGGGAACGGCACTGACATCCGCAGCAGCGCGGACCCCCGGAACAGCACAGGCGGCGGCCCAGGCCGGCCCGCCCGCAAGGATCGCGGAGGACACCCATGCCTGA
- a CDS encoding 3-deoxy-7-phosphoheptulonate synthase: MSALFTAETAPGPEAGWPVQSAVDQVTARLREQPPLVALDDCLDLRRRLAEVAAGRAHLIQGGDCAELFAEVSAHTVRRKAAQLGELADLVESGTGRETVTVGRIAGQFAKPRSQPYEPGPYGESLPVYRGDAVNSALPTAEARIPDPQRLLTAHRLAAEIHRHLDDERTAGGRPVFTSHEALLLDYELPLTRTDGGQLHLTSAHLLWIGERTRDPAGRHVAALAATANPVAVKLGPTTTAADLTALAAALDPEGIPGRLSFILRLGADLVEPVLPGLVRAAAEAGLRPAWICDPMHGNTERSPAGRKIRRTAAVLSEIRSCVRVLRSLGQHPGGLHLELTPDDVTECVSAHHDPAVQPRYWTACDPRLNPEQARLAVTAFTEEAG, from the coding sequence ATGTCAGCACTGTTCACCGCCGAAACGGCACCCGGCCCCGAGGCCGGGTGGCCCGTGCAGTCGGCCGTGGACCAGGTCACCGCCCGGCTGCGCGAACAGCCCCCGCTGGTCGCCCTGGACGACTGCCTGGACCTGCGCCGACGCCTCGCCGAGGTCGCGGCTGGCCGCGCCCACCTGATCCAGGGCGGCGACTGCGCCGAACTCTTCGCCGAGGTGTCAGCCCACACCGTCCGCCGCAAGGCCGCCCAACTCGGCGAACTCGCCGACCTGGTGGAGAGCGGCACCGGCCGCGAGACGGTCACCGTCGGCCGGATCGCCGGCCAGTTCGCCAAACCCCGCTCCCAGCCCTACGAACCCGGACCCTACGGCGAGAGCCTGCCGGTCTACCGCGGCGACGCCGTCAACAGCGCCCTGCCCACCGCCGAGGCCCGCATCCCCGACCCGCAGCGCCTGCTCACCGCCCACCGGCTGGCCGCCGAGATCCACCGCCACCTGGACGACGAACGCACCGCCGGCGGCCGCCCGGTGTTCACCAGCCACGAAGCGCTGCTCCTCGACTACGAACTCCCGCTCACCCGCACCGACGGCGGGCAGCTCCACCTGACCTCCGCCCACCTGCTGTGGATCGGCGAACGAACCCGCGATCCGGCCGGCCGGCACGTCGCCGCGCTCGCCGCCACCGCCAACCCGGTCGCCGTCAAACTCGGTCCCACCACCACCGCCGCCGACCTCACCGCCCTGGCCGCCGCCCTCGACCCCGAGGGGATCCCCGGCCGGCTCTCCTTCATCCTGCGGCTCGGCGCAGACCTCGTCGAACCGGTCCTGCCCGGCCTGGTCCGCGCCGCCGCCGAGGCAGGCCTGCGCCCCGCCTGGATCTGCGACCCCATGCACGGCAACACCGAACGCTCACCCGCCGGCCGCAAGATCCGCCGGACGGCCGCCGTCCTCTCCGAGATCCGCTCCTGCGTCCGCGTCCTGCGCAGTCTCGGCCAGCACCCCGGCGGCCTGCACCTCGAACTCACCCCCGACGACGTCACCGAATGCGTCAGCGCCCACCACGACCCCGCCGTCCAGCCCCGCTACTGGACCGCCTGCGACCCACGGCTCAACCCCGAACAGGCCCGGCTCGCCGTCACCGCGTTCACCGAGGAGGCCGGATGA
- a CDS encoding acetyl-CoA carboxylase biotin carboxylase subunit family protein codes for MENRRPALLLLGGLTVAWNQRWLDAARARGLDLLVLDAPTPHADTLLAGRDTPGHPLDRVADADLIEPDDHAALADRAAAWAQAYDIRGLCCLREEYVEGAAVVADLLGVRSPGLRAARVCRNKHLQRRYLADWSPDSALVPAAGRAEAVAAWDGFPLVVKPVGRLASSGVRLVADRRALLDSLTAYGPEETLLFERRAEGPEYSVESLSLHGEVHYLGTTGKRTTEVTSDYFVEMGHTTPAPDLDEPTLERLYAVHRAVLDRLAFDTGMAHAEYRIGSDGRIALIEIAARPPGDSIMALHWLATLAPLEDAVVAVALGERPHPARPQRYARQVYLPHEPGVLTDLVVRPALATEPQWFDPAEVRAQVADCAAPGDPSALRCVVALKPAGTHLAPVRQSGDRAAMFVVDAATPGALDEIERRCLAAIALRTRD; via the coding sequence ATGGAGAACCGACGCCCCGCCCTGCTGCTGCTCGGCGGACTCACCGTGGCCTGGAACCAGCGCTGGCTGGACGCCGCCCGCGCCCGCGGCCTCGACCTGCTCGTCCTGGACGCACCCACCCCGCACGCCGACACCCTGCTGGCCGGCCGCGACACACCGGGCCACCCGCTCGACCGGGTCGCCGACGCCGACCTGATCGAGCCCGACGACCACGCCGCCCTCGCCGACCGGGCCGCCGCCTGGGCCCAGGCCTACGACATCCGCGGCCTGTGCTGCCTGCGCGAGGAGTACGTGGAGGGCGCCGCCGTCGTCGCCGACCTGCTCGGCGTGCGCTCGCCCGGCCTGCGGGCCGCCCGGGTCTGCCGCAACAAACACCTCCAGCGCCGCTACCTCGCCGACTGGAGTCCGGACTCCGCCCTGGTCCCCGCCGCGGGCCGCGCCGAGGCCGTCGCCGCCTGGGACGGCTTCCCGCTGGTCGTCAAACCGGTCGGCCGGCTCGCCAGCTCCGGGGTGCGCCTGGTCGCCGACCGCCGGGCGCTGCTGGACAGCCTCACCGCGTACGGACCCGAGGAGACACTGCTGTTCGAACGGCGGGCCGAGGGCCCCGAGTACTCCGTCGAGTCGCTCAGCCTGCACGGCGAGGTCCACTACCTCGGCACCACCGGGAAGCGCACCACCGAGGTCACCAGCGACTACTTCGTCGAAATGGGACACACCACCCCCGCCCCCGACCTGGACGAGCCCACCCTCGAGCGGCTGTACGCCGTGCACCGAGCCGTGCTGGACCGGCTCGCCTTCGACACCGGCATGGCCCACGCCGAGTACCGGATCGGCTCCGACGGACGGATCGCCCTGATCGAGATCGCCGCCCGGCCGCCCGGCGACAGCATCATGGCCCTGCACTGGCTCGCCACCCTGGCGCCGCTGGAGGACGCCGTGGTCGCCGTAGCCCTCGGTGAACGCCCCCACCCGGCCCGGCCGCAGCGCTACGCCCGCCAGGTCTACCTCCCGCACGAGCCCGGCGTCCTCACCGACCTCGTGGTCCGGCCCGCCCTCGCCACCGAACCGCAGTGGTTCGACCCGGCCGAGGTCCGCGCCCAGGTCGCCGACTGCGCCGCCCCGGGCGACCCGTCCGCACTGCGCTGCGTCGTGGCCCTCAAACCGGCCGGCACCCACCTCGCGCCGGTCCGGCAGTCCGGCGACCGGGCCGCGATGTTCGTGGTCGACGCCGCCACCCCCGGGGCGCTGGACGAGATCGAGCGGCGCTGCCTCGCGGCGATCGCCCTGCGGACCCGAGACTGA